The following proteins are encoded in a genomic region of Corythoichthys intestinalis isolate RoL2023-P3 chromosome 5, ASM3026506v1, whole genome shotgun sequence:
- the rlig1 gene encoding RNA ligase 1 isoform X2: MRRLGSVQQKVSCVFMTEVKEEPSKKRDYQPFHVVATAILNPAVLEADISSALATEKLDGTCCYVTHYKGKPHLWARLDRKANKQAEKRFKKYQYTHRSSKGFKWIVEDDFKPVPDTWIPAHQVKHHNGHPVPDEHGHIPGWVPVEDGNKQYCWHSSVVDYSAGTALILRPTANNDYDTLEIAAVPLNDLQEQTLELIGTNINGNPYGLGSKKQPVHLLVSHGSIRIRNLPLVDFQQLYSWFCNSDEGLVEGIVWHCGNGSLFKVHRHHLGLEWPAEGTHLGNKSTFVHMSGSAVAAGDCSKSLFASFCRLNGHHFSRLRDIHFDL; this comes from the exons atgcgACGTCTTGGCTCGGTCCAGCAGAAGGTGTCATGTGTTTTTATGACGGAAGTCAAGGAAGAGCCGTCTAAAAAACGTGACTACCAA ccatttcatgtggttgccacagccaTCTTGAACCCTGCTGTGCTAGAAGCTGACATCAGCTCCGCACTGGCCACGGAGAAACTGGATGGCACCTGCTGCTACGTTACACACTACAAAG GAAAACCACATCTTTGGGCCCGACTGGATAGGAAAGCCAACAAACAGGCAGAGAAGCGATTCAAGAAATATCAGTACACTCACAGGAGCTCCAAAG GTTTCAAGTGGATCGTAGAGGACGACTTTAAGCCAGTGCCTGACACGTGGATCCCGGCGCATCAAGTTAAACATCACAACGGTCATCCCGTACCCGACGAACACGGACACATTCCAG GTTGGGTTCCGGTGGAAGATGGCAACAAACAATATTGCTGGCACTCGTCTGTGGTGGATTACAGCGCAGGGACTGCGCTGATTCTCCGTCCCACCGCCAACAATGACTACGACACATTGGAAATTGCTGCTGTGCCATTGAATGATCTCCAGGAACAAACTCTGGAACTGATTGGGACCAACATCAACGGAAACCCTTAtg GGTTAGGGAGCAAAAAGCAGCCTGTCCATCTTCTGGTGTCTCACGGGAGCATCCGCATCCGGAACTTGCCACTAGTGGACTTCCAGCAGCTGTACTCATGGTTCTGCAATAGCGACGAAGGCCTTGTGGAGGGTATTGTTTGGCACTGCGGCAACGGCTCGCTCTTCAAG GTTCATCGCCACCACCTGGGCCTGGAGTGGCCAGCCGAGGGCACTCACCTGGGCAACAAGTCCACCTTTGTACATATGAGTGGGTCAGCGGTTGCGGCGGGCGATTGCAGCAAGAGCCTGTTTGCATCATTTTGCCGTCTCAATGGACACCATTTCAGCCGCCTGCGTGACATCCACTTTGACTTGTGA
- the rlig1 gene encoding RNA ligase 1 isoform X1, giving the protein MRRLGSVQQKVSCVFMTEVKEEPSKKRDYQPFHVVATAILNPAVLEADISSALATEKLDGTCCYVTHYKGKPHLWARLDRKANKQAEKRFKKYQYTHRSSKGFKWIVEDDFKPVPDTWIPAHQVKHHNGHPVPDEHGHIPVHLKDKKCTSCHGWVPVEDGNKQYCWHSSVVDYSAGTALILRPTANNDYDTLEIAAVPLNDLQEQTLELIGTNINGNPYGLGSKKQPVHLLVSHGSIRIRNLPLVDFQQLYSWFCNSDEGLVEGIVWHCGNGSLFKVHRHHLGLEWPAEGTHLGNKSTFVHMSGSAVAAGDCSKSLFASFCRLNGHHFSRLRDIHFDL; this is encoded by the exons atgcgACGTCTTGGCTCGGTCCAGCAGAAGGTGTCATGTGTTTTTATGACGGAAGTCAAGGAAGAGCCGTCTAAAAAACGTGACTACCAA ccatttcatgtggttgccacagccaTCTTGAACCCTGCTGTGCTAGAAGCTGACATCAGCTCCGCACTGGCCACGGAGAAACTGGATGGCACCTGCTGCTACGTTACACACTACAAAG GAAAACCACATCTTTGGGCCCGACTGGATAGGAAAGCCAACAAACAGGCAGAGAAGCGATTCAAGAAATATCAGTACACTCACAGGAGCTCCAAAG GTTTCAAGTGGATCGTAGAGGACGACTTTAAGCCAGTGCCTGACACGTGGATCCCGGCGCATCAAGTTAAACATCACAACGGTCATCCCGTACCCGACGAACACGGACACATTCCAG TTCATCTAAAGGACAAGAAGTGCACAAGCTGTCATG GTTGGGTTCCGGTGGAAGATGGCAACAAACAATATTGCTGGCACTCGTCTGTGGTGGATTACAGCGCAGGGACTGCGCTGATTCTCCGTCCCACCGCCAACAATGACTACGACACATTGGAAATTGCTGCTGTGCCATTGAATGATCTCCAGGAACAAACTCTGGAACTGATTGGGACCAACATCAACGGAAACCCTTAtg GGTTAGGGAGCAAAAAGCAGCCTGTCCATCTTCTGGTGTCTCACGGGAGCATCCGCATCCGGAACTTGCCACTAGTGGACTTCCAGCAGCTGTACTCATGGTTCTGCAATAGCGACGAAGGCCTTGTGGAGGGTATTGTTTGGCACTGCGGCAACGGCTCGCTCTTCAAG GTTCATCGCCACCACCTGGGCCTGGAGTGGCCAGCCGAGGGCACTCACCTGGGCAACAAGTCCACCTTTGTACATATGAGTGGGTCAGCGGTTGCGGCGGGCGATTGCAGCAAGAGCCTGTTTGCATCATTTTGCCGTCTCAATGGACACCATTTCAGCCGCCTGCGTGACATCCACTTTGACTTGTGA